From a region of the Corallococcus coralloides DSM 2259 genome:
- a CDS encoding HAD family hydrolase, producing the protein MLLRAVLFDLDGTLVDSLGDIATAMNHALQQHGLPPHPEAAYLRFVGEGVAKLAERATGGAAPSLQGQVLATYHAYYDTHLFDRTCAYPGVEAALAELAADGVRLGVLSNKSDDFVKRLAARLLPGVTFSAVYGERPGIPRKPDPTAALALAAELGVAPDACGFVGDTSVDMDTAKAAGMYGVGVTWGFRTAEELRAHGARAVVSSAGELLAALRTAAP; encoded by the coding sequence ATGCTCCTGCGCGCCGTGCTCTTCGACCTGGATGGGACGCTGGTGGACTCGCTGGGGGACATCGCCACGGCGATGAACCACGCGCTTCAGCAGCACGGCCTGCCGCCGCACCCGGAGGCCGCCTACCTGCGCTTCGTGGGAGAGGGCGTGGCGAAGCTCGCGGAGCGGGCCACGGGCGGCGCGGCTCCCTCGCTCCAGGGGCAGGTGCTGGCCACCTACCACGCCTACTACGACACCCACCTGTTCGACCGGACGTGTGCCTACCCGGGCGTGGAGGCCGCGCTCGCGGAGCTGGCGGCGGACGGCGTGCGGCTGGGCGTGCTCAGCAACAAGTCCGACGACTTCGTGAAGCGGCTGGCGGCGCGGCTCCTGCCCGGGGTGACGTTCTCGGCCGTGTACGGCGAGCGGCCGGGCATCCCACGCAAGCCAGACCCCACCGCCGCGCTGGCCCTGGCGGCGGAGCTGGGCGTGGCGCCGGACGCGTGCGGCTTCGTGGGGGACACGTCCGTGGACATGGACACCGCGAAGGCCGCGGGCATGTACGGCGTGGGCGTCACCTGGGGCTTCCGCACGGCGGAGGAGCTGCGCGCGCACGGGGCCCGCGCGGTGGTCTCCTCGGCCGGTGAGCTGCTGGCCGCGCTGCGGACCGCGGCCCCCTGA
- a CDS encoding YqaA family protein yields MSSTEPSPQTSPAAPAADAPKLSWYRRMYLRVEAAASTPHALATMMVVSVVDGSVFPIPPFAVLVPMVLAQPKKWVRYCLLGTLASLVGGLIGYGLGAFVGEGITQLLHIDLNVRVDRFGVSGTVGELLGRNFWVLALLCSILPTPFKIVAIGSGLVSVPLERFLLASVIGRSVRFFLVGSVVRFFGPTARKWLRV; encoded by the coding sequence ATGTCCTCTACCGAGCCTTCCCCCCAGACCTCCCCGGCCGCCCCGGCCGCTGACGCCCCGAAGCTGTCCTGGTACCGCCGGATGTACCTGCGCGTGGAGGCCGCCGCCTCCACCCCGCATGCGCTCGCCACGATGATGGTGGTGTCGGTGGTGGATGGTTCCGTCTTCCCCATCCCGCCCTTCGCGGTGCTGGTCCCCATGGTGCTCGCCCAGCCGAAGAAGTGGGTGCGCTACTGCCTGCTGGGCACCCTGGCGAGCCTGGTGGGCGGCCTCATCGGCTACGGCCTGGGCGCCTTCGTGGGCGAGGGCATCACGCAGCTCCTGCACATCGACCTGAACGTGCGCGTGGACCGCTTCGGCGTGTCCGGCACGGTGGGCGAGTTGCTGGGGCGCAACTTCTGGGTGCTGGCGCTGCTGTGCTCCATCCTGCCCACGCCGTTCAAGATCGTCGCCATTGGCAGCGGCCTGGTGTCGGTGCCGCTGGAGCGCTTCCTGCTGGCGTCCGTCATCGGCCGCTCGGTGCGCTTCTTCCTGGTGGGCAGCGTGGTGCGCTTCTTCGGCCCCACCGCCCGCAAGTGGCTGCGCGTCTGA
- a CDS encoding MotA/TolQ/ExbB proton channel family protein — protein MNLGFVANLSVLANAGGSNETFLQELGRRWESGQAGMYPIAVCLVIALSIIIERSIVLFGKASINKEGFLRGLKKHIYAGDLDKAINYVAGQKSTPLTNVVKAGLMNVPKGQEEVQAALDEASLRETPKLEARTGYLAMLGNAAMLAGLLGTVNGLITCFEAVANVNPADKATILANGISEAMNCTGFGLLTAIPALVAFSVLMGRTQGIINDINETSVSVLNLIVANRDKFKNLNIPASAHAEE, from the coding sequence ATGAACCTGGGGTTCGTAGCCAATCTGTCCGTCCTCGCCAACGCCGGCGGAAGCAATGAGACCTTCCTGCAGGAGCTGGGGCGCCGCTGGGAGTCCGGTCAGGCCGGTATGTACCCCATCGCGGTCTGTCTGGTGATCGCGCTCTCCATCATCATCGAGCGCAGCATCGTCCTGTTCGGCAAGGCCTCCATCAACAAGGAGGGCTTCCTGCGCGGCCTGAAGAAGCACATCTACGCGGGCGACCTGGACAAGGCCATCAACTACGTGGCCGGCCAGAAGAGCACGCCGCTGACCAACGTCGTCAAGGCCGGCCTGATGAACGTGCCGAAGGGCCAGGAAGAGGTCCAGGCGGCGCTCGACGAGGCCAGCCTGCGTGAGACGCCGAAGCTGGAGGCGCGCACGGGCTACCTGGCGATGCTCGGCAACGCGGCGATGCTCGCGGGCCTCCTGGGCACGGTGAACGGTCTCATCACCTGCTTCGAGGCGGTGGCGAACGTGAACCCGGCCGACAAGGCGACCATTCTGGCGAACGGCATCTCTGAAGCCATGAACTGCACGGGCTTCGGTCTGCTCACGGCCATCCCGGCGCTCGTGGCCTTCTCCGTGCTGATGGGCCGCACCCAGGGCATCATCAACGACATCAACGAGACCAGCGTCTCCGTGCTGAACCTCATCGTGGCCAACCGCGACAAGTTCAAGAACCTGAACATCCCGGCCTCCGCCCACGCCGAGGAGTAG
- a CDS encoding cold-shock protein: MASGTVKWFNDAKGFGFITQDSGGPDVFCHHTAIQSDGFRTLAEGQKVEFDVKKGPKGLQAENVRPVG; the protein is encoded by the coding sequence ATGGCAAGTGGTACGGTGAAGTGGTTCAATGATGCGAAGGGCTTTGGTTTCATCACGCAGGACAGCGGTGGTCCGGACGTGTTCTGCCACCACACGGCCATCCAGTCGGACGGCTTCCGCACCCTGGCCGAGGGTCAGAAGGTGGAGTTCGACGTGAAGAAGGGCCCCAAGGGCCTGCAGGCGGAGAACGTCCGCCCGGTCGGCTGA
- a CDS encoding ExbD/TolR family protein, which translates to MAGGMDLGTGGKGGKKPLDTAINMVPFIDLMAVTISFLIMTAVWTQIGRLQVSQAGGASTDEQQEEEKTKTVQLTLLVSPTEMRLTADQSAFDPIPLTRDDKGRPDLSKLIARFKELKAQLPDQSAITLQTEDMVRYEDLVRIIDECIGSGLPQVSVSAAMG; encoded by the coding sequence ATGGCCGGCGGAATGGACCTGGGCACCGGTGGAAAGGGTGGCAAGAAGCCGCTCGACACCGCCATCAACATGGTGCCCTTCATCGACCTGATGGCAGTGACCATCAGCTTCCTCATCATGACGGCGGTCTGGACCCAGATTGGCCGTCTCCAGGTGTCGCAGGCCGGTGGGGCCTCCACGGACGAGCAGCAGGAGGAGGAGAAGACCAAGACGGTCCAGCTCACCCTCCTGGTGTCGCCCACGGAGATGCGCCTCACCGCCGACCAGAGCGCCTTCGACCCCATTCCTCTCACCCGGGATGACAAGGGCCGGCCGGACCTGTCCAAGCTGATTGCGCGCTTCAAGGAGCTGAAGGCGCAGCTGCCGGACCAGTCCGCCATCACCCTCCAGACCGAGGACATGGTCCGCTACGAGGACCTGGTCCGCATCATCGACGAGTGCATCGGCTCCGGGCTGCCCCAGGTGTCGGTCTCCGCGGCGATGGGCTAA
- a CDS encoding LON peptidase substrate-binding domain-containing protein, which produces MTAQETVERAAGALKVFPLPSAVLFPHTVIPLHIFEPRYRALVKDALATDRVLALGQLEPGWEGNYEGRPPLQSLMCAGVIVWDEQVEDGRYNILLQGVSRVRMVKELSPDTLYRQVRAQVLADPPYTGPEEEQLRQAVFELAGRVPPSFAESLLPVAARAGGGMLADVVASALVPEPGRRQELLGELDVRRRLEQVLVDVSDLLSQLQPVRPSGPMN; this is translated from the coding sequence ATGACCGCACAAGAAACCGTGGAACGCGCCGCCGGTGCGCTGAAGGTGTTTCCCCTCCCGTCGGCGGTCCTGTTCCCGCACACCGTGATTCCCCTGCACATCTTCGAGCCGCGCTACCGGGCGCTGGTGAAGGACGCCCTCGCCACGGACCGGGTGCTGGCCCTGGGCCAGCTGGAGCCGGGCTGGGAGGGCAACTACGAGGGCCGTCCGCCGCTGCAGTCCCTGATGTGCGCGGGCGTCATCGTCTGGGACGAACAGGTGGAGGACGGGCGCTACAACATCCTCCTGCAGGGCGTCAGCCGCGTACGGATGGTGAAGGAGCTGTCGCCGGACACGCTCTACCGCCAGGTGCGCGCCCAGGTGCTGGCGGATCCGCCCTACACCGGGCCAGAGGAGGAGCAGCTGCGCCAGGCCGTCTTCGAGCTGGCGGGCCGGGTGCCACCCTCGTTCGCGGAGAGCCTGCTGCCCGTGGCCGCCCGCGCCGGTGGGGGCATGCTGGCGGACGTGGTGGCATCCGCGCTGGTGCCAGAGCCCGGACGGCGGCAGGAGCTCCTGGGCGAGCTGGACGTGCGGCGCCGCCTGGAGCAGGTGCTGGTGGACGTCAGCGACCTCTTGAGCCAGTTGCAGCCGGTGCGCCCCAGCGGACCGATGAACTAG
- a CDS encoding ATP-binding protein yields the protein MAAFPVRGLVEVLALAGVYLLAARVALSLAAEKSHICPVWLPSGVALGGLLLLGVSRWPAVALGAGAVAYAMDVTPGVGLSVVLGSTLEAVLPALLFRRMEGARELHRVRDVAWLGAGAGLGALVGAGLGTLGLVLGGVVPAAQWGPAGWLWWMADLLGMLLVTPVLLLRRPRRVARSWEALLLTALTVGVCVGVFAFPRPGSAAAHAMTFLLFPLMAWGALSFGLRGAALSSLSIALAAIAGTARELGPFFTVDLPHRGLVVLQLFIGITALTGLLLAAARAERRQAVELLELLATTVRAVHEGVLICEVRESGGLHTVFVNEALCALVGRRREELVGAAPGELLASADGGDRQRLLEALREERSLRAEVALTRPDGTRVWSEMQLSPVRANGQAVTHFVATHRDVTATKELQARLVAAERVAAVGTLAAGVGHEINNPLAYLALNLEAARRSLAAEGAQAPAGVRDALSSVRGAQEGAERIRLIVRDLQVFSREGAPERGLVDLNALVPPAVRVVLHALRSRARLVEDFGPVPRVLGSEARLGQVLLNLLVNALQAIPEGDPGRHEVRVRTGTDPSGHARVEVEDTGGGIPPDVLPRIFDPFFTTKGSDEGTGLGLAICQQIVRTHGGDLRVRSVPGQGATFTLLLPPAPVQSAGSLVPLHAVAHVSEEPETAASGRRGRVLIVDDEPRLAQSMRLLLEPAHEVVTVTRGEDALARVSAGESFDVVLCDLQMPGMDGIAVYRWLQQEAPELASRVVFISGGASSPEARAFVETVAQRVLEKPVRPDVLLSTVEEMLEGSSPKVAARGAVGGTRRG from the coding sequence GTGGCGGCGTTCCCGGTCCGGGGCCTCGTGGAGGTCCTCGCGCTGGCAGGGGTGTACCTGCTGGCCGCGCGGGTGGCGCTGTCGCTGGCCGCGGAGAAGAGCCACATCTGTCCCGTGTGGCTGCCGTCGGGCGTCGCGCTGGGGGGGCTGCTGCTGCTGGGGGTGTCTCGCTGGCCCGCGGTGGCGCTGGGCGCGGGCGCGGTGGCGTACGCCATGGATGTGACCCCGGGCGTGGGGCTGTCCGTCGTGCTGGGCTCCACGCTGGAGGCGGTGCTGCCGGCGCTGCTGTTCCGGCGGATGGAGGGCGCGCGGGAGCTGCACCGCGTGCGCGACGTCGCGTGGCTGGGCGCGGGCGCGGGGCTGGGGGCGCTCGTGGGCGCGGGGCTGGGCACGCTGGGGCTCGTGCTGGGCGGGGTGGTGCCCGCCGCGCAGTGGGGCCCTGCCGGCTGGCTGTGGTGGATGGCGGACCTGCTGGGCATGCTGCTGGTGACGCCGGTGCTGCTGTTGCGCAGGCCTCGGCGCGTGGCGCGCTCGTGGGAGGCGCTGCTGCTCACGGCGCTGACGGTGGGGGTGTGCGTGGGCGTCTTCGCCTTCCCGCGGCCGGGCTCCGCGGCGGCGCACGCGATGACGTTCCTGCTCTTCCCGCTGATGGCCTGGGGGGCCCTGAGCTTCGGGCTGCGGGGGGCGGCGCTGTCCTCGCTCTCCATCGCGCTGGCGGCCATCGCCGGCACGGCGCGGGAGCTGGGCCCGTTCTTCACGGTGGACCTGCCGCACCGGGGGCTGGTGGTGCTGCAGCTCTTCATCGGCATCACCGCGCTGACGGGCCTCCTGCTCGCGGCGGCGCGCGCGGAGCGCCGCCAGGCGGTGGAGCTGCTGGAGCTCCTGGCCACCACCGTGCGCGCGGTGCACGAGGGCGTGCTCATCTGCGAGGTGCGCGAGTCGGGCGGCCTCCACACCGTCTTCGTCAACGAGGCCCTGTGCGCGCTGGTGGGCCGGCGGCGCGAGGAGCTCGTCGGCGCGGCGCCCGGGGAGCTCTTGGCGTCCGCGGACGGCGGGGACCGGCAGCGGCTGCTGGAGGCGCTGCGCGAGGAGCGTTCGCTGCGCGCGGAGGTGGCGCTGACGCGGCCGGACGGCACGCGGGTGTGGAGCGAGATGCAGCTGTCCCCGGTGCGCGCCAACGGCCAGGCCGTGACGCACTTCGTGGCGACCCACCGCGACGTCACCGCGACGAAGGAGCTGCAGGCGCGGCTGGTGGCCGCCGAGCGCGTGGCGGCCGTGGGCACGCTGGCCGCGGGCGTGGGCCATGAAATCAACAACCCGCTGGCCTACCTGGCGCTGAACCTGGAGGCCGCACGCAGGAGCCTCGCGGCGGAAGGGGCACAGGCTCCGGCGGGCGTGCGCGACGCGCTCTCCAGCGTGCGCGGGGCCCAGGAGGGCGCGGAGCGCATCCGCCTCATCGTCCGGGACCTGCAGGTGTTCAGCCGCGAGGGCGCGCCGGAGCGCGGACTGGTGGACCTGAACGCGCTGGTGCCGCCCGCGGTGCGCGTGGTGCTGCACGCCCTGCGCTCGCGCGCGCGGCTGGTGGAGGACTTCGGGCCGGTGCCGCGCGTGCTGGGCAGCGAGGCGCGGCTGGGCCAGGTGCTGCTCAACCTGCTGGTGAACGCGCTGCAGGCCATCCCCGAAGGGGACCCCGGCCGCCACGAGGTGCGCGTGCGCACCGGCACGGACCCGTCCGGCCACGCGCGCGTGGAGGTGGAGGACACGGGCGGCGGCATCCCGCCGGACGTGCTGCCGCGCATCTTCGACCCGTTCTTCACCACCAAGGGCAGCGACGAGGGCACCGGACTGGGGCTCGCCATCTGTCAGCAGATCGTCCGCACGCACGGAGGCGACCTGCGCGTGCGCAGCGTGCCGGGCCAGGGCGCCACCTTCACGCTGCTCCTGCCGCCCGCGCCCGTGCAGAGCGCGGGGAGCCTGGTGCCGCTGCACGCGGTGGCGCACGTCTCGGAGGAGCCGGAGACGGCGGCCTCCGGGCGGCGCGGGCGGGTGCTCATCGTGGACGACGAGCCCCGGCTGGCGCAGTCCATGCGCCTGCTGCTGGAGCCCGCCCACGAGGTCGTCACCGTCACGCGCGGCGAGGACGCGCTGGCGAGGGTGTCCGCGGGCGAGTCCTTCGACGTGGTGCTGTGCGACCTCCAGATGCCGGGCATGGACGGCATCGCGGTGTACCGGTGGCTCCAGCAGGAGGCGCCCGAGCTGGCGTCGCGGGTGGTGTTCATCTCCGGTGGGGCGTCATCGCCGGAGGCGAGAGCGTTCGTGGAGACGGTGGCCCAGCGGGTGCTGGAGAAGCCGGTGCGCCCGGACGTGCTGCTGTCCACGGTGGAGGAGATGCTGGAGGGCAGCTCCCCGAAGGTGGCGGCGCGCGGCGCGGTGGGCGGCACGCGCCGCGGTTAG
- a CDS encoding general secretion pathway protein GspE: protein MARKRIGELLVERGAITPEQLEAGLAAQRQTRQRLGVTLIGQGAITEATLAQALSEALGMPQVDLAAITPDWAAVHLLRARFCEQHDLFPYALENVGGKRQLVVAMADPLNITAIEEIEFTSGLKVSGRVTALSAVRGAILRYYHKVPVATGPRPAPARPPARAAPAPARPAVVEDDEEVIVGEELPASEKTQRTSLADLIREREEQAKRKRGGAVDKAKAKAPSSGGGGVLDDLDYLFGQAAREEPDRLEELERRFWALMRIMARKGLLTNDEFRRELDDEGGEG, encoded by the coding sequence ATGGCCAGGAAGCGCATTGGTGAGCTGCTCGTGGAACGCGGCGCGATCACCCCCGAGCAGTTGGAGGCGGGGCTCGCGGCGCAGCGGCAGACGCGGCAGCGGTTGGGCGTGACGCTCATCGGGCAGGGCGCCATCACGGAAGCCACGCTGGCCCAGGCGCTCAGCGAGGCGCTGGGGATGCCGCAGGTGGACCTGGCGGCGATCACCCCGGACTGGGCGGCGGTGCACCTGCTGCGCGCGCGCTTCTGCGAACAGCACGACCTGTTCCCGTACGCGCTGGAGAACGTGGGCGGCAAGCGCCAGTTGGTGGTGGCGATGGCTGATCCGCTGAACATCACCGCCATCGAAGAGATTGAGTTCACCAGCGGACTGAAGGTCAGCGGCCGGGTGACGGCGCTGTCCGCGGTGCGCGGCGCCATCCTGCGCTACTACCACAAGGTCCCCGTGGCCACGGGCCCCCGCCCCGCTCCGGCGCGTCCGCCAGCAAGGGCCGCTCCGGCGCCCGCGCGGCCGGCCGTGGTGGAGGACGACGAGGAGGTCATCGTCGGCGAGGAGCTGCCCGCGTCGGAGAAGACGCAGCGCACGTCGCTGGCGGACCTCATCCGCGAGCGCGAGGAGCAGGCGAAGCGCAAGCGCGGCGGCGCGGTGGACAAGGCCAAGGCCAAGGCGCCGTCGTCCGGTGGCGGCGGCGTGCTGGACGACCTGGACTACCTCTTCGGCCAGGCGGCGCGCGAGGAGCCGGACCGGCTGGAGGAGCTGGAGCGCCGCTTCTGGGCGCTGATGCGCATCATGGCGCGCAAGGGCCTGCTCACGAACGACGAGTTCCGGCGCGAGCTGGATGACGAGGGCGGCGAGGGCTGA
- a CDS encoding ExbD/TolR family protein, translating into MGIKIPGKRYGKRLEHSKVFGHGGHGKKNGNADLLITPLVDMFVIIVLFLIANFSATGEVLMMTKDIVLPEAVNVKEVEMHPVVMVSNDQVSVSGTIVGRVEDLTKDEYLNIPALEEKLRDMKKQFEDLHSMAGGGETFKGDVNIQANKDVQFKVIKRVMFSCATAGYNNINFAVIQAGGAATGEKTAAATTH; encoded by the coding sequence ATGGGCATCAAGATTCCCGGTAAGCGGTACGGCAAGCGGCTGGAGCACTCCAAGGTCTTCGGCCACGGCGGTCACGGCAAGAAGAACGGCAACGCGGACCTGCTCATCACCCCGCTCGTCGACATGTTCGTCATCATCGTGCTCTTCCTCATCGCGAACTTCTCCGCGACGGGCGAGGTGCTGATGATGACCAAGGACATCGTCCTTCCCGAAGCGGTCAACGTGAAGGAAGTGGAGATGCACCCGGTGGTGATGGTGTCCAACGACCAGGTCAGCGTGTCGGGGACCATCGTGGGCCGGGTGGAGGACCTCACCAAGGACGAGTACCTCAACATTCCCGCGCTGGAAGAGAAGCTGCGGGACATGAAGAAGCAGTTCGAGGACCTGCACTCCATGGCCGGCGGTGGCGAAACCTTCAAGGGTGACGTGAACATCCAGGCCAACAAGGACGTCCAGTTCAAGGTCATCAAGCGGGTGATGTTCAGCTGCGCCACGGCCGGCTACAACAACATCAACTTCGCGGTCATCCAGGCCGGTGGCGCCGCCACCGGTGAGAAGACCGCCGCCGCCACGACCCACTAG
- a CDS encoding fatty acid desaturase family protein, with amino-acid sequence MTNPTRVTFGQRDASFAEDLKRRVSEYFETRNLSQRANKAMYVKALSILGFTAGVYGLLLSGHFNAWGMLGLAVLMGVAIAGIGFCIGHDGVHGSYSDDAKVNTAVGLAFDLIGANSYMWRITHNVLHHTYTNIQGMDEDLTVSPQLRLSPHSEWKAYHRFQHLYAFAAYSLTTVFWVFAKDYKYFFQKDLGPYKDKKHAPAEWARLLAMKAVYYGWTLVIPWLVLDVTWWQFVVGQLAMHMTAGFILGIVFQLAHVVEDAEFPLPDTDGKVEDAWMAHQLRTTANFARKNRLLSWYVGGLNFQVEHHLFPKVCSIHYPALSEIVKATAQEHGLPYIEAKTFRSAVASHYRMLKMLGRPPAVDAAAEEAKPKLAVAA; translated from the coding sequence GTGACAAACCCGACCCGTGTGACCTTTGGCCAGCGCGATGCCTCCTTCGCGGAGGACCTGAAGCGGCGCGTCTCCGAGTACTTCGAGACCCGGAACCTCTCGCAGCGGGCCAACAAGGCCATGTACGTGAAGGCCCTGTCCATCCTGGGCTTCACGGCGGGCGTCTACGGCCTCTTGCTCAGCGGCCACTTCAATGCCTGGGGCATGCTGGGGCTGGCGGTGCTGATGGGCGTGGCCATCGCGGGCATCGGCTTCTGCATCGGCCATGACGGCGTGCACGGCTCGTACAGCGACGACGCGAAGGTGAACACGGCGGTGGGCCTCGCGTTCGACCTGATTGGCGCGAACAGCTACATGTGGCGCATCACCCACAACGTCCTGCACCACACGTACACCAACATCCAGGGCATGGACGAGGACCTGACGGTGAGCCCGCAGCTGCGGCTGTCGCCGCACAGCGAGTGGAAGGCGTACCACCGCTTCCAGCACCTGTACGCGTTCGCGGCCTACTCGCTGACCACCGTCTTCTGGGTGTTCGCCAAGGACTACAAGTACTTCTTCCAGAAGGACCTGGGCCCCTACAAGGACAAGAAGCACGCGCCGGCCGAGTGGGCCCGCCTGCTGGCGATGAAGGCCGTGTACTACGGCTGGACGCTGGTGATTCCGTGGCTGGTGCTGGACGTGACCTGGTGGCAGTTCGTGGTGGGGCAGCTGGCCATGCACATGACGGCGGGCTTCATCCTGGGCATCGTCTTCCAGCTGGCCCACGTGGTGGAGGACGCGGAGTTCCCCCTGCCGGACACGGACGGCAAGGTGGAGGACGCGTGGATGGCGCACCAGCTGCGCACCACCGCGAACTTCGCCCGCAAGAACCGCCTGCTGAGCTGGTACGTGGGCGGCCTCAACTTCCAGGTGGAGCACCACCTGTTCCCCAAGGTGTGCAGCATCCACTACCCGGCCCTGAGCGAAATCGTGAAGGCCACCGCCCAGGAGCACGGCCTGCCCTACATCGAGGCGAAGACCTTCCGCAGCGCCGTGGCGTCGCACTACCGGATGCTCAAGATGCTGGGCCGTCCGCCCGCGGTGGACGCCGCCGCGGAAGAGGCCAAGCCGAAGCTCGCCGTGGCCGCCTGA